A genomic segment from Salvia splendens isolate huo1 chromosome 13, SspV2, whole genome shotgun sequence encodes:
- the LOC121760916 gene encoding putative UPF0496 protein 5, whose product MKPSIPPQTMIKYLRRYQSAQPIPVMAEEIVSAFDDLQKDDSNNEKLVDIVRSHYENSLISLAFCSTLQRRLNTIPPPLFHKSFRDNLSRIVTDHSTIETTLKPMHDGFVKDLDSIDFSQKVSAFFFVAAVIICTVASAIATANANPRWAWAAVAGVATAAPTASIVFGALGKWRHSVLNKSETAVKKQREITRRMIEAADCGIKDLKSIEMVAKRLESETKSLSRKKVAAVKRRSDELLQKVQIYNDEIKWVKQTVHGIIIKP is encoded by the coding sequence ATGAAGCCGTCAATTCCTCCTCAGACGATGATCAAATATCTCAGAAGATACCAATCGGCGCAGCCCATTCCTGTCATGGCTGAAGAAATTGTTTCCGCGTTTGACGATCTGCAGAAGGACGATTCGAATAATGAGAAACTGGTCGATATTGTCCGCAGCCACTATGAGAACAGCCTCATCTCCCTAGCGTTCTGCTCAACTCTCCAACGCCGTCTCAACACTATTCCTCCTCCCCTCTTTCACAAATCCTTCCGTGATAATTTATCCCGTATCGTTACAGACCACTCCACGATAGAGACTACGCTTAAACCGATGCACGATGGCTTCGTCAAGGACCTCGATAGCATCGATTTCTCCCAGAAGGTGTCTGCCTTTTTCTTCGTCGCAGCGGTCATAATCTGCACGGTCGCGAGTGCGATTGCTACTGCAAACGCCAATCCCAGGTGGGCATGGGCGGCAGTGGCTGGGGTCGCGACGGCTGCCCCCACGGCCTCCATCGTGTTTGGAGCGCTCGGAAAATGGCGCCATTCAGTACTCAACAAGAGTGAGACTGCAGTAAAGAAACAAAGGGAGATCACAAGACGTATGATTGAGGCCGCCGACTGCGGCATAAAAGATCTCAAATCCATCGAAATGGTAGCGAAAAGGCTGGAGTCTGAGACCAAATCTTTATCCCGGAAGAAAGTGGCGGCCGTGAAAAGGAGATCGGATGAATTATTACAAAAAGTTCAAATCTACAATGATGAGATCAAGTGGGTTAAACAAACAGTGCATGGTATTATTATCAAGCCCTAA